A genome region from Fibrobacter sp. UWR4 includes the following:
- the acpP gene encoding acyl carrier protein, whose translation MNEEIFKKVTDVIVAKLEVKAEDVKPESEFSNDLGADSLDRVELVMALEDEFEVEILDSDAEKFQKVSDVVAFIESKKA comes from the coding sequence ATGAACGAAGAAATTTTTAAGAAGGTAACCGACGTTATCGTTGCCAAGCTCGAAGTTAAGGCTGAAGATGTGAAGCCTGAATCCGAATTCAGCAACGACCTCGGCGCAGACTCTCTCGACCGCGTCGAACTGGTTATGGCTCTCGAAGACGAATTCGAAGTCGAAATCCTCGACTCCGACGCAGAAAAGTTCCAGAAGGTTTCTGACGTTGTCGCCTTCATCGAATCCAAGAAGGCTTAA